The Pseudomonas parafulva genome window below encodes:
- a CDS encoding non-ribosomal peptide synthetase: protein MPAADTYPLTSAQRDIWLDQLSRGDSPLYTIGGYIDLRGGLQPHQLHLALRALLAAHPVLRTELLLDAGAEGLPLQRFAPAGEAEAIELPMLDLSAETDPAAAALTWVQAYMQHTYRFDGSPLLTFTLLRLAPDRHWLASHAHHLLVDGWGFAQLIKTLGEHYTALVDGTSPPAAHTCYSAFIDEDHHYCHSPRLARDRDYWLARFAQVPEPLLAARHHHRRATDQAPARTCVQAFPASLHARMQQLAQTHKASAFHVLLAALHVLFTRSGQREDWVVGLPILNRGGARFKTTLGTFVQVSAVPLAFSASLSFAELIAAIRDTLRQDFRHQRLPVSELNRALGLLGEERRQLFEVSVSYEQDDHDYRFGAASGHTVKVSNSHESTPLAIHLRSNRHTDKAWLHLVHHRAWLSADEAHALGERLMHVLDQGLRTPTLTVADFDLLTAHEHDRLRHWNATQQPIGEPCVHRRIEVQAAQRPHALAAVHQGQSLSYGELNQRANALAWRLIAQGVQPEQRVAVLARRGLDTLVGLLAVLKAGAAYVPIDLAHPRERLAYLLEDSAPVALLTQRRQLEHLPRHDVPVIMLDDCPLPEGALDNPSVAGLDSHSLVYVIYTSGSTGQPKGVMVEHQMLANLVDWHCAAFDVTVDTHTSSLAGFGFDAMAWEIWPALCAGATLHLAPVGEAGEDLDALLRWWRAQPLQVSFLPTPVAEYAFTQPDHPTLRTLLIGGDRLRTLSCERTYAVINNYGPTEATVVASSGRVTAGAALHIGGPIANTQLYVLDAQRRLLPIGVPGELYVGGLGVARGYLGREPMSTERFLVDPFSSRAGARMYRTGDLVRWRDDGALEYLGRNDDQVKIRGVRVELGEIEAALASHEQVHEAVVLLRDEQLQAWFIGDAPTPGDLHEHLRAMLPPALLPAGYQRVEQWPLTANGKLDRRALPALGQDAWVRRVHEAPRGDVEERLAALWSELLGVPAIGRHDHFFELGGHSLLAVQLVERMRQQGLRADVQVLFGQPTLASLAAASQAGVIEVAGNRVPRGCTRITPQLLSLARLDQAQVDLIVATVPGGAANVQEIYPLAPLQQGLLYHHLRGGDDPYQQQALFTFADRAGFEAFAQALQHVVERHDILRTSLYWDGLEQPQQVVWREARLPVEVLQIASHDAAGQLRAHFATAQRSLDLRHAPMMALAGTEDVEHGRWLGLLRFHHLVNDAVSVQVLLGELRAVLSGTQQALATPVPYRNYVALSGAEARQAQHEVFLRALLAGVEAPPSLPGMPTHDVSPQTLESLEQPLSGRLNGSLRRLARQHDVGLPSLLHLAWAQVLGALAGRDEVVTGTVLLGRMMAGEGADRALGMFVNSLPLRLHLAGRSVAQALGDTQGALAALLEHEDAPLSLAQQCSGLPAGVPLFNSLINFRHGLTREQTTLPGAQLLEASEVQSHALVLSVDDQHDSLRLGVRAPQALGASRVLTYLQHALEVLCEALDQDSSQPLERLCCVPPGERRELLEDFNDTAQAHALRGRTLPSLFEAQVRRTPEAIALQTDEATLTYRALDEQANQLAHHLIGLGVKPDSRVGVCLERGLPLLVGLLGVLKAGAAYVPLDPEYPDERLRYLVQDSSPVAVLVQAATRGLFEAQAVALVDLDLPAWQAQSKQAPEVALSASNLAYVMYTSGSTGTPKGVMVEHRGLGNLMHWSSTLCPPRPGDALLQRAPFSFDGSVWELFWPLCAGLRLVLPRPDGHRDPHYLMQLIQDRQVTTVKFVPALLHVFLEQAGVERCTSLRDIFCGGGELTLALATLLRERLPQVRLHNVYGPTEATVDSTAWTLEPDQPLPSVAPPIGRAIANTRLYVVDTHGRPVPKGVVGELLIGGIGVARGYLGLPTLEADRFIASPFVQGDRLYRTGDLTRWREDGELEFIGRNDFQVKLRGLRVELGEIEALLAAHPALGQSAVRVRDERLVAYFTCREGQCAPSLEVLRNHLLARLPAYMVPAAFVALDEMPLSPNGKIDRKALPEPGPQALITRAFEAPRGELECTLAHIWSEVLKVEQVGRDDNFFELGGHSLLAVNVVARMRQAGLQADARLLFRQPTLAALAASAGQPRAEVQIAATTIPGLKARRRL from the coding sequence ATGCCTGCCGCCGATACTTACCCACTGACCAGTGCTCAACGCGACATCTGGCTAGACCAGTTGAGTCGAGGTGACTCGCCGCTCTACACCATCGGTGGGTACATCGACCTGCGCGGTGGCTTGCAACCGCACCAGCTGCACCTGGCCTTGCGGGCCTTGTTGGCGGCCCATCCGGTACTGCGTACCGAGTTGCTGCTCGACGCCGGTGCCGAGGGTTTGCCGCTACAGCGCTTCGCGCCCGCCGGTGAAGCTGAAGCCATCGAGTTGCCAATGCTGGATCTGTCCGCAGAAACCGATCCCGCCGCTGCCGCGCTCACGTGGGTACAGGCGTACATGCAGCACACCTATCGCTTCGACGGCAGCCCGCTGTTGACGTTCACCCTGTTGCGTCTGGCGCCGGACCGCCATTGGCTGGCCAGCCATGCACACCATTTGCTCGTCGATGGATGGGGCTTCGCGCAGTTGATCAAGACGCTGGGCGAACATTACACAGCGCTGGTCGACGGCACCTCGCCGCCGGCCGCGCACACCTGTTACTCGGCGTTCATCGACGAGGATCACCACTATTGCCATTCGCCCCGCCTGGCACGCGACCGCGACTACTGGCTGGCCCGCTTCGCGCAGGTGCCCGAACCCTTGCTGGCCGCGCGTCATCATCACCGCCGCGCCACCGACCAAGCCCCGGCACGCACCTGCGTGCAGGCGTTTCCCGCGAGCCTGCACGCACGCATGCAACAACTGGCGCAGACCCACAAGGCCTCGGCGTTTCATGTGTTGCTGGCGGCGCTGCATGTGCTGTTCACGCGCAGCGGCCAGCGCGAGGACTGGGTGGTGGGGCTGCCGATACTCAATCGGGGTGGGGCGCGGTTCAAGACCACCCTGGGCACCTTCGTTCAGGTCAGCGCGGTGCCGCTGGCGTTCTCTGCGAGCCTGTCCTTCGCCGAGCTGATCGCGGCCATCCGCGATACCCTGCGCCAGGATTTCCGCCATCAGCGTCTGCCGGTCAGCGAACTGAATCGAGCGCTGGGTCTGCTGGGCGAAGAGCGCCGCCAGTTGTTCGAAGTGTCGGTGTCCTACGAACAGGACGATCATGATTACCGCTTTGGCGCCGCCAGCGGCCACACGGTCAAGGTGTCCAATAGCCACGAATCCACGCCGCTGGCCATCCATTTGCGCAGCAACCGGCACACCGACAAAGCCTGGTTGCACCTGGTGCATCACCGTGCCTGGCTTTCGGCCGATGAGGCCCACGCCTTGGGCGAGCGCTTGATGCATGTGCTCGATCAAGGCCTGCGAACGCCCACGCTGACGGTTGCCGATTTCGACCTGCTCACCGCCCATGAACATGATCGGCTACGTCACTGGAACGCGACGCAGCAGCCGATAGGCGAACCCTGTGTCCATCGACGGATCGAAGTCCAGGCCGCACAGCGGCCGCACGCGTTGGCTGCGGTCCATCAGGGGCAATCGCTGAGCTACGGCGAACTGAACCAGCGGGCCAACGCCCTGGCCTGGCGCTTGATCGCCCAAGGCGTGCAGCCCGAGCAGCGGGTGGCCGTGCTGGCGCGGCGCGGACTCGACACGCTGGTGGGGCTGTTGGCCGTGCTCAAGGCCGGAGCAGCCTACGTGCCGATCGATCTGGCGCATCCTCGCGAGCGCCTGGCTTATCTGCTCGAAGACAGCGCGCCGGTGGCGCTGCTGACCCAACGCCGACAGCTCGAGCATCTGCCACGCCACGACGTACCGGTGATCATGCTGGACGACTGCCCGCTGCCTGAGGGCGCACTGGATAACCCTAGCGTCGCCGGCCTTGATTCCCACAGCTTGGTCTATGTGATCTACACCTCCGGCTCGACCGGGCAGCCCAAGGGGGTGATGGTCGAACACCAGATGCTTGCCAATCTGGTCGATTGGCATTGCGCCGCCTTCGATGTGACGGTGGATACGCACACCTCGAGCTTGGCAGGCTTCGGCTTCGATGCGATGGCCTGGGAAATCTGGCCCGCCCTGTGCGCGGGCGCCACCCTGCACTTGGCACCGGTCGGTGAAGCAGGCGAGGATCTCGACGCGCTGCTGCGCTGGTGGCGTGCCCAGCCGCTGCAGGTGAGCTTCCTGCCGACCCCCGTGGCCGAATACGCCTTCACGCAGCCAGATCATCCGACCCTGCGCACCCTGCTGATTGGTGGAGACCGCCTGCGCACGCTGTCGTGTGAGCGAACTTATGCAGTGATCAACAACTACGGCCCCACCGAAGCAACGGTGGTGGCCAGTTCCGGGCGGGTCACCGCCGGCGCTGCACTGCACATCGGCGGCCCGATCGCCAACACCCAGTTGTACGTCCTGGATGCTCAGCGACGGTTGCTGCCGATTGGCGTACCCGGAGAGCTGTACGTCGGCGGACTGGGTGTTGCTCGCGGCTATCTGGGACGCGAGCCGATGAGCACCGAGCGTTTCCTGGTTGATCCGTTCAGCTCTCGGGCCGGAGCGCGAATGTACCGCACGGGGGATCTGGTGCGCTGGCGTGACGACGGCGCCCTGGAATACCTGGGACGCAACGACGATCAAGTGAAGATCCGTGGAGTGCGCGTGGAGCTTGGCGAGATCGAGGCCGCGCTGGCCAGCCATGAGCAGGTGCACGAAGCGGTGGTGCTGCTGCGCGACGAGCAGTTGCAGGCCTGGTTCATCGGCGATGCGCCAACCCCGGGCGACTTGCACGAGCACCTGCGCGCCATGCTGCCACCGGCCTTGCTACCCGCGGGTTATCAGCGTGTGGAGCAGTGGCCACTGACCGCCAATGGCAAGCTCGACCGTCGCGCGCTGCCGGCGTTGGGCCAGGACGCTTGGGTGCGCCGCGTCCACGAAGCGCCGCGCGGCGATGTGGAAGAGCGTCTGGCGGCGCTGTGGAGCGAACTGCTTGGCGTACCCGCTATCGGCCGACACGATCACTTCTTCGAGCTTGGCGGCCACTCGTTGCTGGCGGTGCAACTGGTCGAGCGCATGCGTCAGCAGGGCCTGCGCGCCGATGTCCAGGTGCTGTTCGGGCAGCCGACCTTGGCGAGCCTTGCAGCCGCCAGTCAGGCAGGTGTGATCGAGGTCGCCGGGAACCGCGTACCCCGCGGCTGCACCCGCATAACCCCGCAATTGTTGAGCCTTGCCCGCCTGGATCAGGCCCAGGTCGACCTGATCGTCGCCACCGTACCGGGAGGCGCCGCCAACGTTCAGGAGATCTACCCGCTGGCACCGCTGCAACAAGGCTTGCTCTATCACCACCTGCGTGGCGGCGACGATCCCTACCAGCAGCAGGCCTTGTTCACCTTCGCCGACCGCGCCGGCTTCGAGGCCTTCGCCCAGGCGTTGCAGCACGTGGTCGAGCGCCACGACATTCTGCGCACCAGCCTGTACTGGGACGGGTTGGAGCAGCCGCAGCAGGTGGTGTGGCGTGAGGCTCGCCTGCCCGTGGAAGTCCTGCAGATCGCCTCCCACGACGCGGCTGGGCAGTTGCGCGCGCATTTCGCCACCGCGCAACGTTCCCTGGACCTGCGCCACGCCCCGATGATGGCGCTGGCCGGCACCGAGGACGTCGAGCACGGGCGCTGGCTGGGCTTGCTGCGCTTCCACCATTTGGTCAACGACGCCGTCTCGGTACAGGTGCTGCTGGGCGAGTTGCGCGCCGTGCTGAGCGGCACACAACAGGCTTTGGCAACGCCCGTGCCTTACCGCAACTACGTCGCACTCAGCGGCGCCGAGGCGCGCCAGGCGCAGCACGAGGTGTTCCTGCGCGCGCTGCTGGCAGGGGTCGAGGCGCCGCCATCCTTGCCAGGCATGCCGACGCACGATGTGTCGCCGCAAACGTTGGAAAGCCTCGAACAGCCGCTGTCCGGTAGGCTGAACGGGAGCCTGCGACGCTTGGCCAGGCAGCACGACGTCGGGTTGCCCAGCCTGTTGCACCTGGCCTGGGCCCAGGTCCTCGGTGCGCTGGCCGGGCGTGACGAGGTGGTGACCGGCACGGTGCTGCTGGGCCGGATGATGGCCGGCGAGGGCGCCGATCGCGCGCTGGGCATGTTCGTCAACAGCTTGCCGCTGCGCCTGCACCTGGCCGGACGCAGCGTGGCCCAGGCGCTGGGTGACACTCAAGGCGCATTGGCTGCCTTGTTGGAGCACGAGGACGCACCGCTTTCGCTGGCCCAGCAGTGCAGTGGTCTGCCTGCGGGTGTGCCGCTGTTCAACAGCCTGATCAATTTCCGCCATGGGCTGACCCGCGAACAGACGACGCTGCCCGGCGCGCAACTCCTGGAGGCCAGCGAGGTGCAGAGTCACGCCCTGGTGCTGTCGGTGGACGATCAGCACGACAGCCTGCGGCTGGGCGTGCGTGCGCCCCAGGCGCTGGGCGCCAGCCGAGTGCTGACGTATCTGCAGCATGCCTTGGAGGTGCTGTGCGAGGCGCTCGACCAGGACAGTTCGCAACCCCTCGAGCGGCTGTGCTGCGTACCGCCGGGCGAACGACGGGAGCTGCTGGAGGACTTCAACGATACTGCGCAAGCCCACGCACTGCGGGGTCGAACCTTGCCGTCGCTGTTCGAGGCGCAAGTGCGGCGTACGCCTGAGGCAATCGCCTTGCAGACCGACGAGGCCACGCTGACTTACCGCGCGCTCGACGAGCAGGCCAACCAGTTGGCCCATCATCTGATTGGCCTCGGGGTGAAGCCCGACAGCCGTGTCGGTGTATGCCTCGAGCGCGGCCTGCCGTTGCTGGTAGGCCTGCTGGGCGTGCTCAAGGCTGGGGCGGCCTACGTGCCGCTCGATCCTGAATACCCGGACGAGCGCCTGCGCTATCTGGTGCAGGACAGTTCGCCTGTGGCCGTGCTGGTCCAGGCCGCGACCCGTGGCTTGTTCGAGGCGCAGGCGGTGGCGCTGGTCGATCTCGACCTGCCGGCCTGGCAGGCGCAGTCGAAGCAGGCGCCTGAGGTGGCCTTGAGCGCGTCGAACCTGGCCTATGTGATGTACACCTCAGGCTCCACCGGCACGCCAAAGGGGGTGATGGTCGAGCACCGCGGCCTGGGTAACCTGATGCACTGGAGCTCGACGCTGTGTCCGCCACGGCCCGGCGACGCGCTGCTGCAGCGGGCGCCGTTCAGCTTCGACGGCTCGGTCTGGGAGCTGTTCTGGCCGCTGTGCGCCGGGCTGCGCCTGGTGCTGCCGCGCCCGGACGGGCACCGCGACCCGCACTACCTGATGCAATTGATCCAGGACCGCCAGGTAACCACGGTCAAGTTCGTACCGGCGCTGCTGCATGTCTTCCTCGAACAAGCGGGCGTGGAGCGATGCACCAGCCTGAGGGACATCTTCTGCGGCGGCGGCGAGCTGACCCTGGCCTTGGCCACGCTGCTGCGCGAGCGCCTGCCCCAGGTGCGCCTGCACAACGTCTATGGCCCTACCGAGGCCACGGTGGACAGCACCGCCTGGACCTTGGAACCTGATCAACCCTTGCCGTCGGTGGCACCGCCGATTGGCCGTGCGATCGCCAATACCCGCCTCTACGTGGTCGATACCCATGGCCGGCCGGTGCCCAAGGGCGTTGTGGGAGAGCTGTTGATCGGGGGTATTGGGGTGGCCCGCGGCTACCTCGGGCTGCCAACGCTGGAAGCCGACCGCTTCATCGCCAGTCCTTTCGTCCAGGGCGACCGCCTGTACCGCACGGGCGATCTGACCCGCTGGCGTGAAGACGGCGAGCTGGAGTTCATCGGTCGCAACGATTTTCAGGTCAAGCTGCGCGGATTGCGTGTGGAATTGGGCGAAATCGAGGCCCTGCTGGCCGCGCATCCGGCGCTGGGTCAGAGCGCGGTACGGGTGCGCGATGAGCGCCTGGTGGCCTACTTTACCTGC
- a CDS encoding helix-turn-helix transcriptional regulator codes for MKLDPRRLRPHDARLYLQLGELIASASEPDFAGHMLRFVDGLVPVHRLDLSEWTIDSRQGCVERTRMLGSAGASDALCSATPTGLALLQDIVQMKDPLLIQHKRSQRKGSAHQPLHQCKLVSRSGDRRWVIGFHRSPSQRAFSLTELSLLKRLADTLLPLLEYHAQRLTPGADEDSDSADLLRQGFDERLAQEAVQLSSREQQVCLGLLTGGTVPEMAQRLNVKNSSVETYLKRATAKLGVSGRHGLARWMAGA; via the coding sequence ATGAAACTCGACCCCCGCCGCCTGAGGCCGCACGATGCGCGCCTCTATCTGCAACTGGGTGAACTGATCGCCAGTGCCAGCGAGCCTGACTTCGCCGGTCACATGCTGCGATTCGTCGACGGACTCGTGCCGGTGCACCGGCTCGACCTGAGTGAGTGGACGATCGACAGCCGCCAGGGCTGCGTCGAGCGGACCAGGATGCTGGGCAGTGCCGGGGCGAGCGACGCGCTCTGCTCGGCAACCCCCACCGGTCTTGCCTTGCTGCAGGACATCGTGCAGATGAAAGACCCGCTGCTGATCCAGCACAAGCGTTCACAGCGCAAGGGCAGCGCACACCAGCCTCTGCATCAGTGCAAGCTGGTGTCGCGCAGCGGTGACCGGCGCTGGGTGATCGGCTTTCATCGATCGCCCAGCCAACGCGCCTTTTCGCTCACTGAGCTGTCGCTGCTCAAGCGTCTGGCCGACACTCTGCTGCCCTTGCTGGAGTATCACGCGCAGCGCCTGACACCCGGCGCCGACGAGGACTCGGACAGTGCCGACCTATTGCGTCAGGGCTTCGACGAGCGTCTGGCGCAGGAAGCAGTGCAGCTCTCCAGCCGCGAACAGCAGGTGTGCCTGGGCCTGCTGACCGGAGGCACCGTGCCGGAAATGGCGCAGCGGCTGAACGTGAAGAACAGTTCGGTGGAAACCTACCTCAAGCGCGCCACCGCCAAGCTCGGCGTCAGTGGACGCCACGGCCTGGCCCGATGGATGGCCGGCGCTTGA
- a CDS encoding efflux transporter outer membrane subunit: MLRYPAALLVLLLSGCTLTPDYQRPPSPVPARFAQTEAAPVEPAVSDDRLRGQAVFRDPLLRELIERALRDNRDLRVAALNVQAYRAQFRLQRAEQLPHLSADAQGQRQYLPRRMTGSDDGAISQTYSATLGLSAFELDLFGRLRSLSDKALLTYLASEQARRSVQLTLVASVASSYLTWRADLELLALSRQTLEADQQRLRLTQGQRRAGSVSALQVLQAQTRVETGRTAVARYQRQVAQDVNQLSLLVGSTLDERLPGLPLAAEQVVELPAGLPDDLLQRRPDILEAEYRLRAANADIGAARAAFFPGIRLTASAGSASRELSGLFDGGSGTWLFQPQISLPLFTAGSLRASLDYAQLQKTLEVARYEKSIQTAFQEVSDGLAARSTYRRQLLAQRDLVDATQRYYDLASNRYRAGVDSSLTFLDAQRSLFSARQGLIDDRLAQLLAEVNLYVALGGGWAVDEQHRRSAP, encoded by the coding sequence ATGCTTAGATACCCTGCCGCCCTGCTCGTGTTGCTGCTCAGCGGCTGTACCCTCACGCCCGATTACCAGCGGCCACCCTCGCCCGTGCCAGCGCGCTTCGCCCAGACCGAGGCGGCCCCGGTCGAACCTGCCGTTTCTGATGACCGCCTGCGCGGCCAGGCGGTCTTTCGCGATCCGCTGCTGCGCGAGCTGATCGAACGCGCCCTGCGCGACAACCGCGACCTGCGCGTGGCGGCGCTCAACGTCCAGGCCTACCGTGCGCAATTTCGCCTCCAGCGCGCCGAGCAGTTGCCGCACCTCTCCGCCGATGCCCAAGGCCAGCGCCAGTACCTGCCACGGCGGATGACCGGCAGCGATGACGGCGCCATCAGCCAGACCTACTCCGCCACGTTGGGCCTGAGTGCATTCGAGCTCGACCTGTTCGGCCGCCTGCGCAGCCTTAGCGACAAGGCCCTGCTGACCTACCTGGCCAGCGAGCAGGCCCGCCGCAGCGTGCAACTCACCCTGGTGGCCAGCGTCGCCAGCAGCTACCTGACCTGGCGCGCCGACCTGGAATTGCTGGCGCTGTCACGCCAGACCCTGGAAGCCGATCAACAGCGCCTGCGCCTGACTCAAGGTCAGCGTCGTGCCGGCAGCGTGTCGGCCTTGCAGGTGCTGCAAGCCCAGACCCGCGTCGAGACGGGCCGTACGGCGGTTGCTCGCTACCAACGCCAGGTCGCCCAGGACGTCAATCAGTTGTCCCTGCTGGTGGGCTCAACGCTCGACGAGCGCCTGCCGGGCTTGCCGCTGGCGGCCGAACAGGTGGTCGAGCTACCCGCCGGGCTGCCCGACGACCTGCTGCAACGGCGGCCCGATATTCTCGAGGCCGAGTACCGTCTGCGCGCGGCCAACGCGGATATCGGAGCAGCGCGCGCCGCCTTCTTCCCTGGCATTCGCCTGACTGCCAGCGCCGGCAGTGCCAGTCGCGAACTCTCCGGGCTGTTCGACGGCGGCAGCGGCACGTGGCTGTTCCAGCCGCAAATCAGCCTGCCACTGTTCACCGCCGGCAGCCTGCGCGCGAGTCTTGATTATGCGCAACTGCAGAAAACACTCGAGGTGGCGCGCTACGAAAAATCCATCCAGACCGCGTTCCAGGAGGTGTCCGATGGTTTGGCTGCGCGCTCGACCTATCGTCGGCAACTGCTGGCGCAGCGCGACCTGGTGGACGCCACTCAGCGCTACTACGACCTGGCGAGCAACCGCTACCGGGCAGGAGTGGACAGCAGCCTGACCTTCCTCGATGCGCAGCGTTCGTTGTTCAGCGCGCGTCAGGGGCTGATCGATGATCGACTGGCACAGCTGCTCGCCGAGGTGAACCTGTATGTGGCCTTGGGCGGCGGGTGGGCAGTGGACGAACAGCACCGTCGGTCGGCCCCTTGA
- a CDS encoding TraX family protein has product MDGTGDDACGSVRGVSLNGRSAGLDLIKWVAILSMVADHLRYLWPEAVDLFVIGRLAFPLFCLVIACHVMRVPSGQLYRSTHARYLVWMLAFCVLSEPPYRWLDTETTTFSVMPTLTLGLLCAWGVHHPQRLARLAAVSAVLVAWLIRDRLMYGLPGVLLPAGCLLLWNGLPVGFVLPMVLAIAGNMTNSWLASHLAQPFTWMVMASAALAIPLGWRMLACNRWRISPVGRWAYGFYPLHLLVIKAVLIMRVSGTG; this is encoded by the coding sequence GTGGACGGCACGGGCGATGACGCCTGCGGCAGCGTCCGGGGTGTCTCGCTGAACGGGCGCTCGGCCGGGCTCGACCTGATCAAGTGGGTGGCCATCCTCAGCATGGTCGCCGATCACCTGCGCTATCTGTGGCCCGAGGCCGTCGATCTGTTCGTCATCGGTCGGCTGGCGTTCCCGTTGTTCTGTCTGGTGATCGCCTGCCATGTGATGCGCGTGCCATCGGGGCAGTTGTACCGCTCGACCCATGCGCGCTACCTGGTTTGGATGCTGGCGTTCTGCGTGCTTTCGGAGCCGCCTTATCGCTGGCTGGACACGGAAACAACGACCTTCAGCGTGATGCCGACGCTGACCTTGGGTCTGCTCTGCGCATGGGGCGTGCATCATCCACAACGGCTGGCGCGGCTGGCAGCCGTCTCGGCGGTGCTGGTGGCATGGCTAATCCGTGATCGGTTGATGTACGGGCTGCCGGGCGTGTTACTGCCCGCCGGTTGCCTTTTGCTGTGGAACGGACTGCCGGTGGGATTCGTGTTGCCGATGGTGTTGGCCATCGCCGGCAACATGACCAACAGTTGGCTGGCCTCGCATCTGGCACAGCCCTTCACATGGATGGTAATGGCCAGCGCTGCCTTGGCGATTCCGCTTGGGTGGCGAATGCTTGCGTGCAACCGCTGGCGCATCAGCCCTGTAGGACGTTGGGCCTACGGGTTCTATCCGTTGCATCTTCTGGTGATCAAGGCGGTGCTGATCATGCGTGTGTCCGGCACCGGGTGA
- a CDS encoding metal-dependent hydrolase: protein MDSITQAVLGAALQGTLLGRLQGRRALVYGAALATVPDLDVVIHYADPVSQMTYHRGFSHSIFVLTGVALLLAWLVAWIGQRRRPDAGYRWPRLFVAFWLVLVTHPLLDAFTVYGTQLFWPLTLTPLSWAAVFIIDPIYTLPLLMAVAYAFWRGPGRRARGLMTAALIFSTAYLGFGLAGRMTVEQRFEQALQAQGVAPREVRAMPMAFNNLLWRVLAKTEDGGYYEGVSSLFDREPPEMHYLSLNAPLAKVLQDDPLYTRLRWFTDDWLRYDVVGSTLVVTDLRMGIPGNYNFRFAMARRDEQGQWQVETPSRWRDNGTSMFNGGDLALIGRRILDQHPPLPLQAWTARAMTPAAASGVSR from the coding sequence GTGGACTCGATTACCCAAGCTGTACTGGGCGCGGCGCTGCAGGGCACCTTGCTCGGCCGTCTGCAGGGACGCCGTGCGCTGGTCTATGGCGCGGCATTGGCCACTGTGCCGGACCTGGATGTGGTGATCCACTACGCCGATCCGGTGTCGCAGATGACCTATCACCGCGGTTTTTCCCACTCGATCTTCGTCCTCACCGGGGTGGCCTTGCTGCTCGCCTGGCTGGTGGCCTGGATCGGTCAGCGCCGCAGGCCGGACGCAGGCTACCGCTGGCCGCGACTGTTCGTGGCGTTCTGGCTGGTGCTGGTCACTCATCCGCTGCTGGACGCCTTCACGGTCTACGGCACCCAGTTGTTCTGGCCGCTGACACTGACGCCGCTGAGCTGGGCCGCCGTGTTCATCATCGACCCGATCTACACCTTGCCCTTGCTGATGGCCGTGGCTTACGCCTTCTGGCGCGGGCCGGGGCGCAGAGCCCGGGGTTTGATGACGGCGGCGTTGATCTTCAGCACGGCGTACCTGGGTTTCGGACTGGCCGGGCGCATGACCGTCGAGCAGCGCTTCGAGCAGGCCTTGCAGGCGCAAGGCGTGGCGCCGCGCGAAGTTCGCGCCATGCCGATGGCTTTCAACAACCTGCTCTGGCGAGTCCTGGCCAAGACTGAGGACGGCGGCTATTACGAAGGGGTGAGCAGTCTGTTCGACCGCGAGCCGCCGGAGATGCACTACCTGTCGCTGAATGCGCCGCTGGCCAAGGTGTTGCAGGACGACCCGTTGTACACGCGTCTGCGCTGGTTTACCGATGACTGGCTGCGCTACGACGTGGTCGGCAGTACGCTGGTAGTCACCGACCTGCGCATGGGGATTCCTGGTAATTACAATTTCCGCTTCGCCATGGCTCGTCGCGACGAACAAGGTCAGTGGCAGGTCGAAACGCCGTCGCGCTGGCGCGACAATGGCACTTCGATGTTCAACGGCGGTGATCTGGCGCTGATCGGGCGGCGCATCCTCGACCAGCACCCGCCGCTGCCGTTGCAGGCGTGGACGGCACGGGCGATGACGCCTGCGGCAGCGTCCGGGGTGTCTCGCTGA
- a CDS encoding alpha/beta hydrolase: MTATLFSHLKRRWFTWLAVALLVIGLPAGCAVLQHKERELVFRIEPGQASWFHGLPAGVQELDLRARSFTQGQSLHAWWWPAKRADAPAILYLHGVRWNLTGQLFRIQQLHAMGYSVLAVDYRGFGQSRGGLPSETTVYEDARIAWDRFAQLQPVPGKRLIFGHSLGGAVAVELASELSRQARSDGTPVPARGLILESTFTTLGDVAAAVANTSLPVRWLLSQKFDSLGKIGEVGLPVLLVHGLDDRYVPPRFSQALFDAAQEPKALLLVPGATHNNSMSLAGQRYRRAIEALL; this comes from the coding sequence ATGACCGCAACCCTGTTCTCTCATCTCAAACGCCGCTGGTTCACCTGGCTGGCCGTGGCCCTGCTGGTGATCGGCCTGCCAGCGGGCTGCGCCGTGCTGCAACATAAAGAGCGTGAGCTGGTGTTTCGTATCGAACCCGGTCAAGCCAGCTGGTTCCATGGCCTGCCGGCTGGCGTACAGGAGCTGGACTTGCGTGCGCGCAGCTTCACCCAGGGGCAGAGCCTGCATGCCTGGTGGTGGCCTGCCAAACGCGCGGATGCACCGGCGATCCTTTATCTGCATGGCGTACGCTGGAACCTGACCGGCCAGTTGTTCCGCATCCAGCAACTGCATGCCATGGGTTATTCGGTACTGGCGGTGGACTACCGCGGCTTCGGCCAGAGCCGGGGCGGCCTGCCGTCGGAAACCACGGTCTACGAAGACGCGCGCATCGCCTGGGACCGCTTTGCCCAGCTGCAGCCGGTACCGGGCAAGCGCTTGATCTTCGGCCACTCGCTCGGTGGCGCCGTAGCGGTTGAACTGGCCTCCGAGCTTTCCCGGCAGGCCCGCAGTGACGGCACGCCAGTGCCCGCACGCGGCCTGATTCTGGAATCGACCTTTACGACACTTGGCGACGTCGCCGCAGCCGTGGCCAATACCAGCCTGCCGGTGCGCTGGTTGCTGTCGCAGAAGTTCGACTCGCTGGGCAAGATCGGCGAAGTCGGCCTGCCCGTGCTGCTGGTGCATGGCCTGGACGATCGCTACGTGCCGCCGCGCTTCAGCCAGGCCCTGTTCGACGCCGCCCAGGAGCCCAAGGCACTGCTGCTGGTGCCCGGCGCGACCCACAACAACAGCATGAGCCTGGCGGGCCAGCGCTATCGGCGCGCAATCGAAGCCTTGCTGTAG